In a genomic window of Lagopus muta isolate bLagMut1 chromosome 2, bLagMut1 primary, whole genome shotgun sequence:
- the HTR1B gene encoding 5-hydroxytryptamine receptor 1B, with product MEPASPCPAPLLPANDSYHGRNCSAEEGIYQDATPLSGKIVLAVVLALVTLATVLSNAFVIATVYQTRKLHTPANYLIASLAFTDLLVSILVMPISTLYTVTGKWTLGQVVCDIWLSSDITCCTASILHLCVIALDRYWAITDAVEYSTKRTPKRAAGMIALVWVFSICISIPPLFWRQAKAEEASNCAVNTDHVLYTVYSTVGAFYFPTLLLIALYGRIYVEARSRILKQTPKKAGKRLTRAQLITDSPGSSSSVTSINSKAPEGPSETGSPVYMNQVKVKVSDALLEKKKLTAARERKATKTLGIILGAFIVCWLPFFIISLVLPICKDACWFHMAIFDFFNWLGYLNSLINPIIYTMSNEDFKQAFHKLIRFRCTG from the coding sequence ATGGAGCCGGCGAGCCCCTGCCCAGCGCCGCTGCTCCCCGCCAACGACTCTTACCACGGCCGAAACTGCAGCGCCGAGGAAGGGATCTACCAGGATGCCACCCCCCTCTCCGGGAAGATCGTGCTCGCCGTCGTCCTGGCGCTTGTCACCCTGGCCACGGTGCTCTCCAACGCCTTTGTCATCGCCACGGTCTACCAGACGAGGAAACTCCACACGCCGGCCAACTACCTGATCGCCTCGCTGGCCTTCACCGACCTCCTCGTCTCCATCCTTGTCATGCCCATCAGCACCCTGTACACTGTGACCGGCAAGTGGACGTTGGGCCAGGTCGTCTGCGACATCTGGCTGTCCTCGGACATCACCTGTTGCACGGCGTCCATCCTGCACCTCTGTGTCATCGCCCTGGACCGCTACTGGGCGATCACCGACGCCGTCGAGTACTCCACGAAAAGGACTCCCAAGCGGGCAGCGGGCATGATCGCGCTGGTGTGGGTCTTTTCCATCTGCATTTCTATACCCCCGCTGTTCTGGCGACAGGCAAAGGCCGAGGAAGCCTCTAACTGTGCGGTGAACACGGACCACGTCCTCTACACCGTGTACTCCACGGTGGGAGCCTTCTACTTCCCCACGCTGCTGCTGATAGCCCTCTACGGGAGGATCTACGTGGAAGCCAGGTCGAGAATTCTGAAACAGACGCCaaagaaagcagggaaaagaCTGACTCGGGCTCAGCTGATCACTGACTCCCCCGGGTCGTCCTCCTCCGTTACATCCATCAACTCCAAGGCCCCCGAGGGCCCCAGCGAGACGGGCTCTCCTGTGTACATGAACCAGGTGAAGGTGAAGGTGTCGGACGCCctgctggagaaaaagaagctgaCAGCCGCTAGAGAGCGGAAAGCGACAAAGACTTTAGGGATTATTTTAGGAGCCTTCATCGTCTGTTGGCTGCCCTTTTTCATCATCAGCCTGGTGTTGCCTATTTGCAAGGATGCTTGCTGGTTCCACATGGCCATCTTTGACTTTTTCAACTGGCTGGGATATCTCAACTCCCTCATCAACCCCATCATCTATACCATGTCTAACGAAGACTTCAAGCAAGCTTTCCACAAACTCATCCGTTTCCGCTGCACAGGCTGA